A segment of the Lycium ferocissimum isolate CSIRO_LF1 chromosome 5, AGI_CSIRO_Lferr_CH_V1, whole genome shotgun sequence genome:
cctcaaaattggGGAAAACgacttccctaataaaagtagggaaaacaagttcattccaccaaccaccctaccaccacccaacccaatCCCAACCACCAAACTCCAACCACTCCCAACCCCCACgcaccccaccaccccacccaccgaagaaaaattttttttttttttgaaaaaaaaaaaagttgactttttttttgcaCCGCACCCTACCCCTCTCCCACTCCCGCACCCCTTCCCCCtagcaaaaaaattattttttttgaaaaaaaaaagtgttttttttccaCCCCAACCCCCGtcacccaccccccccccccccccccccgcgcaaaaaaaaaaaattaatatttttgaaaaaaaaagttttgacattttttttggttttttgcacgcCGCACCCTACCCTCCCCCCACCAaccacaaaaaatattttttttgaaaaaaaaaagttttgacatttgtacccccccccccccaaaaaagaaattgaaaaaaagttgacaattataaaaattgaatgtttgcgtggttaaaaattaaaacttttggaagggctgatggggtattttgGGTGGGGGTGTGTggtgaaaagatttttttttgggggtaggGGGTGTCTGGGGTGTAGAAACCCGCAAAAGACaataaaaaacttcaaaaaaaaaaaattggggttggggaggggggtgttGGTGTCGTATGGGTTCCATGCAAGTGGGGGAGGGGGGTGATGGGGATGTGGTCGTatagaaaatttagaaaaaaattaaaaaacttcaaaaaaaatgtgtgggagggtgggtggggtgggggtagggtgcgggggggagggggtggtgTATGGGTTAAgggagtggttgggggtgggggtgcaaaaaatttaaaaaaaataaaaaatggagggGGGTGGGGGCTTAGGGATGGGTGAGTGGGAGTGGGGtgttgtaacaccccgtaaacttgaactaggtgtgaatatgtaaaaaaaaatctagtattaagatgatattttatctatatgaatccattcttggtgAATTCGGGTgaggatggtcgttttgaagtcaaaccaattagtgaagttcttaaggcctcttaaattcgcctcTAAGTTTTGTAGGTCTGTCTTCAGGcgatttttatgaaaatgtgttgcgaatttggaaacacttcctcaatgaaagttgtagatctttgaaatagctttccaacggtaggtcgcccagcccaaaCGAAGTTACGTACAAGaggttatgtccattttaccgaacactgtgcaGAACCGACACACGCCGCCTTTTCAGGCGCGTGCGATGGCCCCGCAAACCGGGCCAATCGCGCAAGTCTGAGTATTGAGCTGCAGAATATCGCGCGATGGTCCCGCATCGCGGACCCATCGCGTAACGGGTCCGATTTAGGTCAAAAAGTCGGTTTACGCGTTTTCGCTATATTTAAGGTGGGTTTATTTCCCAAagaccccattcacgaaaatttaccctaaagtcaataagaacaagtcccaagcctcaagaaccctaaaAGGTAAGtgttatcatgattctaggttgaattcaagtctcgattcccttttctaacatcaaacccatgattcttaacatgattttgtgatcaaaacctgtggttgcaacataattctttccaaagtgattcaagctgtggtttgggtgttcttcattagaaaagtgatttgttaaactctgtttaacaaattaaggtatgtctcccttttaaaaatcttattgtgatttgtatgtctctttaaaaaataaaatcctttttgaatataaaggtaattgatatgtctcttttgcaaactctcttgaaagattgattctttataaaagcatgtgttgaatgatatgatgaattggtttCACACTCTCGAAAtttattacatgttttgattaatggttaatgtgtgcgcgaggggacaagcccacattaaatctagattgtaacaaaccctatatatgtatgtgatattatgaatcattttcttctataagagatgatcaaatgatgatggttaatttttggtattgatgattttacaaaggaactatgataaagtaattatctatgatattatggattttcgtaatggcataatgaactttaatgctatttgatggtgtgactattttgagacaaattgtgaatcggcttctatgctatgaattttggttgttgtgtttggcctagctactcggggaggaagggtagccaccatggatcctagtgtgtcattgcctagccattcgggaggaagagtggccaccgccgggttcgctacctgggtGTGATTCAAGCCTAGCTATTCGggggaaggatagccaccgccgGGGTTCGCTACCCTGGGCGTGAtgtatgcctagctattcgggaggaaggatagccaccgcgtactacatagtccggtgtgatttatgcctagctattcgggaggaaggatagccaccgagaattataTGTTCGGCGTGGTGCGCTATGCGCGatatgcttgattcttgggtccgtattggcatgtgtgacattcttattctcttatggaattgttgacgactatcttaattgattaaaaagggcatatttgaagttgtaacttAACAAGAGGCTTTATAAGTGGGTTTTGATACTTATTATCGAGATACATAAATCGAATAACCGCCTTAcgttgatttcatatgattttcaagatcgatttcttcatgtattattttactttattttcgtattattCATTGTCCCCGAGGGCACTCACCGAGTACGAAGTACTcgtgcataccattgttgtttttgatggtatgttaggtaacggggAAGAGCAAGTTCGTGATACTCTGAGTGCTTAGGAAGGACTTTGTCGTTGCGGATAATTTGGCGAGCCCACACATtcgttcgtgggacaccccGTTGATTTACTTATTTGTTACGTTAGTTGCCCGGCCGCGTCCCGATGAGTCGACTATtaatcctttatcttagaagctcctagtatacatttgtgggtagttattgagttattgattaactcttaggcacgttgttatgtttgacaagcatagataactaaagacttccgccgatttaattcttatatgcGTGATTcgtttacctttatttttataaaccGTTGAGGCGAATGTGAACCCggcgggttcaagtattattatggtgttgcttaggttcttccgatgttggtcatgacgtcggatgccggccACGCTCTGCGCGGGTTTGGGCGTGACAGTGGGGCGGGGCGGGGGGTATGGGGTTGGGTTAGAGTTGGTGAGGGTTGGGGAGGggtgtaaaaacaaaaaaaaaaaaaatcaaaagaaattttttttggacGGGGTTAGGGGTGGGTGCCCGGGAGTGCGGTGTGGGGGTACGGGGTTGGGTTGGAGTTGCCGAGGGCCGGGGtgggggtgaaaaaaaaaaaaaaaatcaaaagaaatttttttttggaggggttaggggggtgggtgggtgtgAGTGGGGTgtgggtggggttgggggtggggttgggttgGTGAGGCTTGGAAAGATTTTAAAAACGTTTTTATCAACCAAATGAAcaagagaaaataagtaagaaattcacttattttccactacccaaacgaacatgagaaaataagtggaaattcacttattttctaggaaaacattttcctccataccgaacacacccataATCCAAATGGCAATCTTTTAATAATTGAataatatcaagaaaaaaaatattacgcAAAGTAGGCGATCATAACCCAACATTAGTACACGTCTAtggagcctctactagagtacggATTGCGCAGGACATGTAATTCCTGATTAATcctcaaaataaataaagaataagtaaaaAGTTTACTTGTGTAAGTAATATGTTAATTTACtggaaaaattataattctGGAGATGAATGCCTATAACTTCGACCATGTTTATCAAAAATTGATCTTAAAGTAGATAAATAAGCAACACGAGTTATATTAAGGACTGCAGCTTAGTGAACAAAATAGAAGTCACATCCACAGAGGTATATTCTAATCTATATATGTTACGTTACTAAGTACTACATTTATTTTACTATAGTACGTAATTGagttgtcaaaatattttttgaagacGTGGCTAATGATGTGAGACTACTTAATCACAGGAATCCCTTAATGTTTCGAGATGATTGATCTCTTGGGGCCAAAACGAAATGAAACCGGGTACAAGTCATTTGCAAGCCAAGGAGCTAAAAAGAATGATttctacaaaaaataaaaagaatggCCCTAAACATATACAAGCTTCTCTGACCATAGCCAACCTATTGTACATTATAATCTTTTTCGTCTTGTCAAGCAAAAACAACCTCGAGACTCATTTTGTGCAGCTTCAGATGTATCGATGGCTTCCAACATCAGCACCACCTCTTGCATTTCTGGCCTCTTTTTCGGGTTTGCATCCCAACATTGCTTCATTATATTGGCCAGATCATTTGGGCAAGAGTTTGGTATTTCTGGCCTTCGACTCTTGTAAATTGTTGGAGATGTCTGAGAAAGAGTAATTTGGCTAGGATACGCAATTGAACAACAGTATATCTCCCACAAACAAATTCCATAACTATAGACGTCACATTTATGATCATATGGCAGACCAGCAAGAACCTCAGGAGCCATGTACCCCACGGTGCCAGTTTGGGCAGTCATGTCAATAGGACATGAAGCCTCAACTCTAGAAACTCCAAAGTCTATTATTTTCACTCTTCCTTTCTTGTCCACAAGTAAATTCCAACTCTTTACATCTCTGTGAACTATTTTCTTAGAGTGAAGGTAACTCAACCCTCTTGCGACATCTAATGCTAGTTGAATTACAGAATTCAGTGGCAACCTTTTGATACTGTGTTTTAAGAGATGTGATGTAAGAGTGCCTCCCGAGACATATTCAACCACGATGCAATATCCTTCAGCATAGCCAAATGATTGTTTTCTCAATGAATGATTTATCGCATCAGAATTACACGGAGTCACCAAGCCATTAGGTTTAACTTGGGGCAACCTCTTTGAAGCTCCGATTATCTTTGCGATGTTTGGGTGATCTAGCTTGTACCATATAGAAACTTCTTGCGTAAAAGCCTTTGTTATTACAGCCCTTCTTTTTTCATTGCTCATATCAAGTATTTTAACTGCAACTTCTTTTCCATCATAAAGACCTTTGTAAACTGATCCATATGCTCCTTGTCCAATAAGATTGTTGACTTTTAGTTTCTTGTTAGGATCCAATTTCCATTCTTCTTTGTTGGTGATGACTTCGACTTTCTTCGATTCTTCACAACCCTTATGATCGCTAAACATTCGATCTAACTGTCTCTCAAGCTGCTCGTCCATTCTTTTCAAATCAATCTCTGCTCTAGTTCTTGTTTTCGCCATTTCGatcgaattttttttgttttgggagaagaagagaaagaagaaaacctAAGGGTTTGATGTTATTAGGAGTTAGTTCCTTCTAAAAGATATTTCGGCAATAGACTTTCTGTTCTttagtaagtatatatagtttTGTATAGGTATCCAAATCAAAGTTGGAAGTGGAAAGGATTCAAATGAGATTTATATAAAATCTCATTCAGCAAGTGTGATTTagcatcttttcttttcttttctatttggGAAACGTGGTGTACTTATTTTAGGAGTGCTACTAATGGAAGCATGAAATTAGgaataaatttttttactttctcAATAAAAAATACACggtaaatctttttttttttttttttaatattgcaaATCCTTTTAGGCTTCTAGAATTTGCCAAACCTAATTCTTGGCTACATAGATGGCAATAGTTTGTAGGGAATGTATATAGGGAGTCAATTGACCTTTTGTTTTTCCTCCTCCGGCCCAATCTCCCTTGGGCTTATCTTGATTTGGACCTATTAACAAAcaatgggcaatttgcaggattggccttcactgggggtggtctttaatttttgtccctcaaattggtggtctttaatttttgtccttcgctaaaaatcccttggtttcgggttcgaatcccccttcagtcaaaaatttaaaaaaaaattgcaaggtatagtttggattcgcaaggcagaattttggcctgaaggtaaaattctgccttaaggcagagttttgcatggGAAAAGTTTTgaggcaaaattctgccttgcgaatccaaacatcTGTCTTGCGaaaattcattcttttttttactgaattagggttcgaacccagagcctcggggtattaggcgaaggacaaaacttaaagaccaccaatttaaaggacaaaaattaaagaccaccccaaaagaagaagaatccgcgcaaaaaaaagacAAACAATTCATTTGATGAACATTTTCAGGCCAGCTAGCATTCGAGGCTTCAAGCCACTgtatccattttcatataaCCCAATAGAACATGAAGTCAATTCCCTTTGTTATATACTATAAGAGTCAGactaatgtaaaaaaaaatgtcacattgaacgaatttttaatttaataattttttcatatttaagatTTTAAAACCACCTAAAATCTCCTTTGGGCTTATCTTGTCATTGGATTTGGACCTATTAACAAAAAATTCATTTCATGTACATTCTCAGGCCAACTAGCATTCGAGGCTTCAAGCCACTGAATCCATTTTCATATAACCCAATAGAACAACATGAAGtcaatttcttttgttataagAGTTAGACTAAAGAAGAATTATAGTATGTTTAGCCAAATTTTGAGGAAGCTAAAAgtgcttctttttttaaaatttaaaaaaaaaaaaaaaaacttatcacTTTTTTCGtgccaatttatgtgatacaatcATACAATGATGGTCATGTCATGACGACAAAAGGCACATCTTACAATAGCAAcatggtttaaaaaaaaaaaaattattactttttttgtcccaatttaCTTATTACCAAAAACATGGTAATGACGACAAAAAAGAACTAACATGATAATATTctttataaataaattaagcTATAAGTAATTATGTAATTATAAATACAATAATATCTTAAACTTTAGATCAAAAATGAAGGAATTGGTTCAAATTTTCTTAACGTATTTGTGATTTCAATGATAATAAATAAAGCATATTCAATGTTGCATTATACATGCTACAACATGATTTTTCACATGGACATGCAACTGTATGTTACACTTTTAAAAGCGAAAAGTATcaacttttataataaaaaagttTAAATCATGACAGAGCAACTAAAACAATACAAGGGAACATATCATACGCTAAGAACGACGTTTAAAGAGATATTACGTGAGATGCTATAAcatactatattttttttttcttttaatgatGCTATACTTGACTCTCATATACTAAATAATTATAGttacaaataatatatatatttaatttattttaattcacATTATTTGCATGttcaataaatattaaattcaaCTATTATATATGTCCGCGTAACAAAATTCATTTGTCATTTAGATAATTGCatttatttaagaaataatgtacgtattcttcttatataagttatttatttattcacgCGATACACGAGTGCAATGCACCTACACTTAAGACTAATTTTCTTAAAAGCAGTTCTTAcaagtatattttttaaaagaagcaGTTTTTAGAAATTTGGCCAAATAAACTATTAATCTAAATAGTTATTCACCCGATcgcttaaattaaaaataatcgaatatatttacataatttatgtataacatatgtataatTACGTATAATTAGTGAATGtatattaacttttgataaAATGAACAATAAACTTGACCGATTATTTATGGACAAATTCCACCGATCTCAACTCTCATTGACATGAAACCAAGAAACTTCTTCTCTTATCCACCACCTCGAATCAAGAACCATTTTCCTACACATTAAGCTTTCTCCTTACATTACAAGGACACCTCTCATTGCTACGTGTCAAACACCCACAACACTCTCCACGTATCATTTCATAATCCTCCCTTCCTCCACGTGTCCAATCAAATTTCTTAACCAcctcaacatatatataccattcCCTATTCATTCCCATCTCAATACACACTTCAATCAaataccaaagaaaaaaaaaaatatcagtgttttttagaagggaaaaaaaaaaatggaatctAGGCAAGCagtaaaagaagaaagggcTGAAGCAGCTGCAAGAGTAGCAGCAGATGAACTTCATGATGTGAATAAAGAAAGAAGACAAACTGAATATGAGCAAAAGCCCGGTGTTATTGGCAGCATAATTAAATCAGTTCAAGGAACTCTTGGACATGCTAAAGATGCTGTCACCGGAAAAGCTCACGATACTGCCGCGGTCACCGGCGACACCGCTGGGATAGTGGCGGATAACGCAAGACATGCAAAAGATACTACTGCTGGTAAAATGGGTGAGTATGCTGAATATACTAAGGAGAAGGGTAAGCCCACTAAAGAATCTGCTGCAGAAAAGGCACAACAAGCTAAAGATAGTACTACTGGTAAAATGGGCGAGTATGCAGATTATGCTAAGGAGAAGGGTAAGGCCACTAAAGATTCCGCTGCAGAAAAGGCAACACAAGCCAAGGACACAACGGTCGGGAAAATGGAAGAGACCAAAAATTATGCTGCAGATAAGGCCAAGGAAGCGAAGGACACAACTGTAGGAAAAATGGAAGAATACAAAGATTATGCTGCAGATAAGGCAAAACAAGCAAAAGACAGTACCACTGGTAAAGCAGTTGAGTACAAGGATTATGCTGCAGACAAGGCGAAACAGGCAAAGGATACAACTATGGATAAAGCAAAAGAAGCAAAGGACACAACTATGCAGAAAAGTGAGGACTACAAAGATTACACAGTCGACAAAACTAAAGAAGGGAAAGACGTTACGGTTGGAAAATTGACTGAGCTGAAGGATAGTGCTGCAGATGCAGCGAGGAGGGCGATGGATATGTTGACGGGTAAAAAGGAAGAAACTAAGGAGAAAATGGCAGATACTGCTGAGGCGGCGAAACAGAAAGCTGAGGAAACTGCGGACGTAACTAAGCAGAAGGCCAACGAGACGGCTGGAGCGGCCAAGCAGAAGGCAGGAGAGACTAATGAAGCTGCCAAGGTTAGCCGCTTATAGCCCTTCTGCTTAGTATTTTCGTTAGAATTTAGAATACTGTTTTTGCTAGAATTTAGAATAAAACCATGGTAGCATACTTTTATGCAAGAATGATCGGTAACGGTGTTGTTGTACATTTGTTATCAATAAAATGTTGCACCAAATTTAGAATCATTTCTTTATGCTCAGCTCGTGTGTTAGGGTGTTAGCTATATCCATCTTGATCGTATGTTACTGTTGGCTACTATTATAATCGTATTTGAcatgaattttaatttaaattatatgCGTTGACGGTGTAAATAAAATGTAACCCTTATATGTTAATGGTTGGCTATCACACGTTATCACATATAATTTGACAGTATTAATATCTTAGACTATATAATTACTAGTAGTAAGAAAGATTGAAAAATTATAACGAACCTTGCCCCTTTTTTTAATCCTCAACTATCACAGGAATCTCCTTATTtgttttctatttcaatttgaaAATTATCACAGGAGTGTACAGAAAATTTGTATGAAGATTGTTGGGATTTTCATCCTTCAAAAAGTAAAtaggaagaatgaattaatcAGCTGGACATAGAGAGGCAAAAAACTCTTCAATATGATTAATTTGAAGAGTTCATTTCATTTATAATTATGTGAACTTACAACTTTATATAATATGTTATAGCGAGTGAGCTGtcttattttaagtttttaggTCATTAGCATCAACTTTGTCGAATGTTGCGATgcaaaaaaatttagaagtaaAAGCTGTTGGCTACTTATTTTATCCTCTTACATATTGTGGACACATGTTTAATTGATAGATAAATGAATAATAGTGTCATTTGCAGGAGAAGTATCATGAGACTGAAGAAGcaacaagaagaaaaatggatgaaatgaaaatacaCGAAACCGATGAGAATAAAGCTTCTACTGGTGGTGGTGGTCTTTTTGGTGTGCTTGGAGGTATGAAAGACGCAATTAAAGACACATTAGCACAAAAACACACAACCGATGAGACTACCGGAGGAGGATCGAAGCTCGTGGTGGACGTGGACGTGGACGATACACGGGCTGGTAAAACGGCGGCAACACTGAAAATGGCCGATCAGGTGACCGGTCAGACGTTCAATGACGTTGGGAGAATGGATGTTGATGAAGGCATTCGATtcgttttttattatttctGATTGATTTGTTGAAGCTAAGGACTATTTTCTACAGGGTtaacataacaaaaaaaaatgtgaaagtgAAGTACAAATAAAACGTTACATATAAAACAAGATTCTAATGATCAACACCACATTacatataccaaaaaaaaacgATTTTGCaagcttttcaaagaaaaaacaaaCTGGAGGCAAGATATGCATATTTTGCACTaagttaaataaatattacttcACTATAAGTATTGCGCATATATAGTTAGACTATTAGAGTATTAGATGATCTATTTTGGCATGTATTTTGTGCAACTTTTTAAGTAAACTTGGTTGTCTTTGTATTTTGGTTTGTGTTACAAGTAGTAATTCATATTTCTGTTTTGTTTCTTGTGAGTACTTCtatttaacttcaaaacttgAATTTAAATCCACATCCTTGGATACACACACTACAAGAActatccaaaaaataaaaattagctcACATTGAATTGTCACTAAATAGTTTGTTGCTTGTAGCTTGTATAGCTAACAGATCACTAAATAGTTTGTTAGCTTTTAAGTTGTATGTAGCTAACAGAGTATTTGGATGATAGGTCGGTAATTTATCCCTAAATAGAATTATTAGCAATGATTTGCTAATTTACCCGTAAATAGGATTATTAACAATGAATTTTGTCCATAGTAGCGTTTAATTCCTGTTTTTCAGATATGactaataattttttcttttacttcaaaCCTTTATATTGTTGCAAAATGTTGGTTAACGGATATAGTGGGCGAATGAGACGTTAATTTTCATCTCAGAAATGTCGCGCAACGAACTTCTATATAGTACATGAAAGTTGTTGTGTATAGGTGCCAAGTAtgaatttgtgtatatatggtgtatatttcttgtatatttatcatatattaagtatatactAACACTGGCAATAAAAAATTATGGCTAGGCGGACCTAAAAAATTTTAGGTACCTAGCAAAGATTCTAAACTTCCCTTGAAACTGTTATGTTACCAACATAACTAAAATGATGggaaacttacacaaatagctaccttttaataCTTTCTAACTAGTTATagctacaagttgaagatttatAA
Coding sequences within it:
- the LOC132058016 gene encoding serine/threonine-protein kinase STY13-like; this translates as MAKTRTRAEIDLKRMDEQLERQLDRMFSDHKGCEESKKVEVITNKEEWKLDPNKKLKVNNLIGQGAYGSVYKGLYDGKEVAVKILDMSNEKRRAVITKAFTQEVSIWYKLDHPNIAKIIGASKRLPQVKPNGLVTPCNSDAINHSLRKQSFGYAEGYCIVVEYVSGGTLTSHLLKHSIKRLPLNSVIQLALDVARGLSYLHSKKIVHRDVKSWNLLVDKKGRVKIIDFGVSRVEASCPIDMTAQTGTVGYMAPEVLAGLPYDHKCDVYSYGICLWEIYCCSIAYPSQITLSQTSPTIYKSRRPEIPNSCPNDLANIMKQCWDANPKKRPEMQEVVLMLEAIDTSEAAQNESRGCFCLTRRKRL
- the LOC132058017 gene encoding late embryogenesis abundant protein ECP63-like, with amino-acid sequence MESRQAVKEERAEAAARVAADELHDVNKERRQTEYEQKPGVIGSIIKSVQGTLGHAKDAVTGKAHDTAAVTGDTAGIVADNARHAKDTTAGKMGEYAEYTKEKGKPTKESAAEKAQQAKDSTTGKMGEYADYAKEKGKATKDSAAEKATQAKDTTVGKMEETKNYAADKAKEAKDTTVGKMEEYKDYAADKAKQAKDSTTGKAVEYKDYAADKAKQAKDTTMDKAKEAKDTTMQKSEDYKDYTVDKTKEGKDVTVGKLTELKDSAADAARRAMDMLTGKKEETKEKMADTAEAAKQKAEETADVTKQKANETAGAAKQKAGETNEAAKEKYHETEEATRRKMDEMKIHETDENKASTGGGGLFGVLGGMKDAIKDTLAQKHTTDETTGGGSKLVVDVDVDDTRAGKTAATLKMADQVTGQTFNDVGRMDVDEGIRFVFYYF